One genomic window of Stieleria sp. JC731 includes the following:
- a CDS encoding MotA/TolQ/ExbB proton channel family protein gives MSLTEKQNAAKQSPTVQSDEFLTQWMGPIALIAGGVLSGVFYAVVLSVPWAPLKRYFLGHPVAIAATVLFCVAVAILAIKFWDVRRQWKYFRSVSDQSLAPRDEARSPAGEFRSQYDAGFVAKHWDAYLGKLPRRMASSQLVVRLREVLHRQSGRGTTKHLADDLRELSSRDADQAHTSFALVRIIVWAIPMLGFLGTVIGITQTLGGLDFSSGTAAVDNLKSGLYVAFDTTALGLVLSIAAIFLQFPVEKNEQELLAAIDERVGVLTGLHLPGDEPADNQFELLASLCEGVRAAVAESLSNQTTLWRETIDEAQGVWAESQERTTSAVVDAISSSLAPALRDHASEMAAAARHNRKLMEEQFGQWQSQLGNWQEAILAGAEAMTHQQGLMLEQVDEAALVREQAQSVLQLQQTLASNVEMLEHSNRRIDENLGVAAGQGMAEAMMVLARAVDTLSTEMSDFRLQVANAIELDPEDSSSDDRSEEARRAA, from the coding sequence GTGAGTCTGACCGAAAAGCAAAATGCTGCAAAACAGTCGCCGACTGTTCAATCTGACGAGTTCCTTACCCAGTGGATGGGGCCAATCGCCCTGATTGCCGGCGGCGTTCTATCCGGTGTTTTCTATGCCGTTGTCCTCTCGGTGCCTTGGGCTCCGCTGAAGCGATACTTCCTAGGGCACCCGGTCGCGATTGCCGCAACAGTGCTGTTCTGTGTGGCGGTAGCGATTCTGGCAATCAAATTTTGGGATGTTCGGCGTCAGTGGAAATACTTCCGCAGCGTCAGCGACCAGTCACTCGCCCCGCGTGACGAGGCTCGTTCACCTGCAGGGGAATTCCGCTCGCAATACGACGCCGGTTTTGTCGCAAAACACTGGGACGCCTACCTTGGAAAGTTGCCACGCCGAATGGCATCCAGTCAGCTCGTCGTCCGACTGCGCGAAGTCCTGCATCGACAATCAGGTCGCGGAACAACAAAACACCTTGCCGACGACCTGCGAGAACTTTCGTCCCGAGATGCTGATCAAGCACACACGTCATTTGCCCTGGTCCGAATTATCGTTTGGGCGATCCCGATGCTGGGATTCTTGGGGACAGTGATCGGTATCACGCAAACACTCGGCGGGCTGGATTTTTCCAGCGGAACTGCGGCGGTCGATAACTTGAAGAGCGGACTATATGTCGCTTTCGATACGACCGCCTTGGGATTGGTGCTTTCGATCGCGGCGATCTTCTTGCAGTTCCCGGTTGAAAAGAACGAGCAAGAGCTTCTGGCTGCGATCGACGAGCGTGTTGGTGTTTTGACCGGCCTACACTTGCCCGGTGATGAGCCAGCCGACAACCAATTCGAATTGCTCGCAAGTCTCTGCGAAGGCGTCCGTGCTGCCGTTGCCGAATCGCTGTCCAACCAGACCACGCTGTGGCGTGAAACGATTGATGAAGCTCAAGGCGTCTGGGCGGAAAGTCAGGAACGAACAACATCAGCTGTCGTTGACGCAATCAGCAGTTCACTTGCCCCGGCACTTCGTGACCATGCTTCCGAAATGGCTGCTGCCGCTCGTCACAATCGAAAGCTGATGGAAGAACAGTTCGGACAATGGCAAAGCCAGCTTGGCAATTGGCAGGAAGCGATCCTTGCCGGTGCCGAAGCGATGACACATCAACAAGGCTTGATGCTTGAACAGGTCGACGAGGCCGCGCTCGTGCGTGAGCAGGCACAATCAGTCCTGCAGCTGCAGCAAACGCTGGCCAGCAATGTCGAGATGCTGGAACATTCTAACCGCAGGATCGATGAAAACCTGGGCGTTGCAGCCGGTCAAGGGATGGCCGAAGCGATGATGGTGCTGGCTCGTGCGGTCGATACATTGAGCACCGAAATGTCAGACTTCCGATTGCAAGTTGCCAACGCGATCGAACTGGACCCAGAAGATTCATCTAGCGATGATCGATCCGAAGAAGCGAGGCGAGCTGCATGA
- a CDS encoding prenyltransferase/squalene oxidase repeat-containing protein — translation MNRNFHRPRVDNTPEDSGRMWPLDLFAIVLGGLVLYLLVTQFRSDDPRWLYNRNTYLFAVPCISIVLAVVLRLLNNRYLRKSIQLGFLFSVSVHLLLLILAINYVVIAPFQPIASKGKKRERAPIRKTVPEHIFQVPRETKETPDWSKPVDAETTSRVIPKEQRQLPPVHRSQARLEVPKPRQPEKLPMQKYLMERQQASDALPTPADAPGKLARRMPQSESTKPSNESIDIPSAPRLADSPVEATPTERTPETVPDKLSSASRTPNAASAMKMASSQPAPSRPMQSTQLSPAASAMKMEPAMPTIGDAGLARVRRSRSIDRPAAIAGSAPAPVTVAIARESSDAAMMLTPTELPTTRLGETTGAQISRGAAPSFMAQQTLPEPTGGAEIARSAIMAAAGSPQITTGSAPQASGRSRRMNVVDGIAAVGTISPSDFIPDVVTEGSGTATAEQSLDDRLVEKDLGIGSPRSGGPVGAGTIDPTPLSGPPMALDMLAEMGPVGIADQPAERSGIMPGQMQPEITSLELPRQARPRRQVGGPATPAGTKIAAVESFSRRVMRTSGGAASSAPGMGGPATEEAIERGLAYLASIQNDDGSWSLQGHGDRVLLRSDTAATGLCLLAFQGAGYTHTQHQYAGTVSKGLKWMLDNQRSSGNLYRSEDPSSDRNVMFYSHGIAALALCEAYGMTQDPELRQGAQDSLNYIIETQHRDRGGWRYSPQVSSDTSVTGWMMMALKSGELSGLTVPQETYDGIDHWLSLAKDESNRMDRYRYNPYAPDTVEQRHGRDSTPTMTAVGMLMRMYNGWSRELPAMQSAADYLIAHPPQLGDARRSKRDAYYWYYATQFMFHMGGDYWDRWNQFLNPLLLETQIKSGRDSGSWDPQLPVRDRWSVHAGRLYVTAMNLLNLEVYYRHLPIYEDTASDR, via the coding sequence ATGAATCGCAACTTTCACCGTCCGCGAGTCGACAACACGCCGGAGGATTCGGGCCGCATGTGGCCTTTGGATCTATTCGCAATCGTGCTCGGCGGGCTGGTGTTGTACTTGCTAGTAACACAGTTTCGCAGCGACGACCCTCGGTGGCTTTACAATCGAAACACGTACCTCTTCGCGGTACCGTGTATTTCGATCGTCTTGGCGGTTGTCCTCCGCTTGTTAAACAATCGCTACCTACGGAAATCGATTCAGCTCGGCTTTCTGTTCAGTGTCAGCGTCCATTTGTTGCTGTTGATCCTGGCAATCAACTACGTCGTGATCGCCCCTTTTCAACCGATCGCATCGAAGGGAAAAAAACGCGAACGGGCACCTATTCGCAAAACCGTTCCGGAACACATTTTCCAGGTCCCGCGGGAGACCAAAGAGACTCCGGATTGGTCCAAGCCGGTCGACGCCGAAACGACCTCACGGGTCATCCCCAAGGAACAGCGTCAGCTACCGCCGGTTCACCGTTCACAAGCTCGCTTAGAAGTCCCCAAGCCTCGACAGCCTGAAAAGCTGCCGATGCAAAAGTATCTGATGGAGCGGCAACAGGCGAGCGATGCTCTGCCAACTCCGGCTGATGCACCTGGTAAGCTTGCACGCCGAATGCCCCAATCGGAATCGACGAAGCCGTCAAACGAATCGATCGATATTCCCTCGGCACCACGATTGGCCGATTCGCCAGTTGAGGCCACTCCGACCGAACGCACACCAGAAACGGTCCCCGATAAGCTGTCTTCTGCCAGTCGAACGCCAAACGCGGCCAGCGCTATGAAGATGGCTTCCTCACAGCCCGCGCCTAGTCGTCCGATGCAGTCGACACAACTCAGTCCGGCGGCTTCGGCGATGAAGATGGAACCGGCGATGCCGACGATTGGTGATGCCGGACTCGCGCGTGTACGCAGATCCCGATCGATTGACCGTCCGGCGGCAATCGCCGGGTCCGCACCGGCGCCGGTGACCGTCGCGATTGCTCGCGAAAGCTCGGATGCTGCGATGATGTTGACTCCGACAGAGTTGCCGACAACACGGCTCGGTGAGACAACAGGTGCGCAAATCAGCCGTGGTGCGGCGCCAAGTTTCATGGCACAACAAACCCTACCTGAGCCGACGGGTGGTGCCGAAATTGCTCGCAGCGCGATCATGGCTGCGGCAGGTAGCCCTCAAATTACGACGGGGTCGGCCCCACAAGCCTCCGGCCGCTCACGACGCATGAACGTCGTCGACGGAATCGCCGCCGTAGGAACGATCAGCCCAAGTGACTTCATTCCCGACGTCGTCACAGAAGGAAGCGGTACAGCAACCGCAGAACAGTCGCTTGACGATCGACTGGTGGAAAAAGATCTCGGTATCGGTAGCCCACGCTCAGGCGGCCCTGTTGGTGCGGGAACGATTGACCCGACTCCACTGAGCGGCCCACCGATGGCTTTGGATATGCTTGCCGAAATGGGACCGGTGGGTATCGCCGATCAGCCGGCCGAACGCAGCGGAATCATGCCGGGTCAGATGCAGCCAGAAATCACTTCGCTTGAACTTCCACGGCAAGCCCGCCCGCGTCGCCAAGTCGGCGGCCCCGCAACACCGGCGGGAACCAAGATTGCCGCGGTTGAATCATTTTCACGCCGTGTGATGCGGACCAGTGGTGGCGCCGCATCGAGTGCACCAGGGATGGGTGGGCCTGCCACAGAAGAAGCAATCGAACGAGGATTGGCCTATCTGGCAAGCATCCAAAACGACGACGGAAGCTGGTCATTGCAAGGGCATGGCGACCGAGTCTTGCTTCGTAGTGATACCGCTGCGACAGGGTTATGCCTGTTGGCGTTCCAAGGCGCTGGCTACACCCACACCCAGCACCAGTATGCGGGGACGGTCAGCAAGGGACTTAAGTGGATGCTGGACAACCAACGTTCCAGCGGCAATCTCTATCGTAGCGAAGACCCCAGTAGCGATCGCAATGTGATGTTCTACAGCCACGGAATCGCGGCGCTTGCACTCTGCGAAGCTTACGGCATGACACAGGATCCTGAATTGCGGCAAGGTGCGCAAGATTCGCTGAACTACATCATCGAAACGCAACACCGCGACCGCGGCGGCTGGCGTTACTCACCCCAAGTCAGTAGCGACACCAGCGTGACCGGTTGGATGATGATGGCGCTCAAAAGCGGTGAACTGTCAGGCCTAACCGTCCCTCAGGAAACCTACGACGGGATTGACCATTGGCTTTCATTAGCCAAGGACGAATCCAATCGCATGGACCGCTACCGCTATAACCCTTATGCCCCAGACACCGTTGAACAACGACACGGCCGTGATTCCACGCCGACGATGACTGCCGTCGGAATGCTGATGCGGATGTACAACGGATGGAGCCGTGAGTTACCCGCAATGCAATCGGCGGCCGATTACTTGATCGCACACCCACCGCAATTGGGCGATGCTCGCCGTTCAAAACGTGACGCCTATTATTGGTACTATGCAACGCAATTCATGTTTCACATGGGCGGCGACTACTGGGACCGATGGAATCAATTCCTGAATCCGTTGCTGCTGGAGACGCAAATAAAATCGGGCCGTGACTCGGGTTCTTGGGATCCACAGTTACCCGTTCGCGATCGCTGGAGCGTCCATGCGGGACGCCTTTATGTCACGGCAATGAATCTGCTGAACCTGGAAGTCTACTACCGACACTTGCCAATCTACGAAGATACCGCGTCGGATCGATAA
- a CDS encoding ExbD/TolR family protein: MAVEIKRSSVAGTLSLTPLIDVVFLLLIFFLVTSEFEEEERRLDIVLPTATSAVPMVGKPRELVIDIDESGEIYMRGQKTTLADLEKLIKASVASNPTNQSAVIRADRGTSFQPVVSVMDLCNRTGISDYSVTTQEGPQESEVVN; this comes from the coding sequence ATGGCTGTTGAGATTAAACGCTCGAGTGTCGCAGGAACACTTAGCCTGACGCCGCTCATTGATGTCGTTTTTCTGCTGTTGATCTTTTTCTTGGTCACAAGTGAATTCGAAGAAGAAGAGCGCCGCCTGGACATCGTACTTCCCACCGCGACCAGTGCGGTTCCGATGGTCGGCAAACCTCGTGAACTGGTCATCGATATCGACGAGTCTGGCGAGATCTATATGCGTGGCCAAAAAACCACGCTGGCAGATTTGGAAAAACTGATCAAGGCGAGCGTTGCGTCCAACCCCACCAATCAAAGCGCCGTCATCAGGGCTGACCGCGGCACGTCATTCCAGCCCGTTGTCAGCGTCATGGATCTGTGTAACCGAACGGGAATCAGCGACTACTCGGTGACAACACAGGAAGGCCCACAAGAGTCCGAAGTGGTGAATTGA
- a CDS encoding MotA/TolQ/ExbB proton channel family protein: MKRPIGWLAVVILIATTVSGLSLTSTTVAEEVNSPNTPAVAGSSAADAPVSSIPALEPNQTVGADDIQAIMAAEANDDASQTSEPSGIDMLTLLVSGGRFMIPIGLMSLLVVALAAERMLSLRRGKVFPKPLVRELESLADPIERFDPSKAYLTCLNNPSPTASVIGAMLLRTGQPLGEIERAASETLSREADRYASPVRWLSLAAAATPLMGLLGTVWGMIVAFHESTSLSAERSRSEQLSEGIYTALVTTLAGLIVAIPAAILAQYLENRIAALFHKIEQFAFDLAPGLAKFTGKQRMAADGTLIAISEVDAEVSAKRGKGVTPPPPHATVRGDDDAGQSFKAG, from the coding sequence ATGAAGCGGCCTATCGGTTGGTTAGCCGTCGTCATTCTGATTGCCACCACTGTGTCGGGGCTTTCGCTGACCAGTACGACAGTTGCCGAAGAAGTGAACTCGCCGAATACACCTGCGGTCGCAGGCAGCTCGGCAGCAGACGCTCCGGTATCAAGCATCCCTGCACTCGAACCGAATCAAACGGTTGGTGCGGATGACATTCAAGCGATCATGGCAGCCGAAGCAAACGATGACGCTTCACAGACAAGCGAGCCTTCTGGGATCGACATGCTGACCCTGTTGGTCAGTGGGGGGCGATTTATGATCCCGATCGGCCTGATGAGTTTACTGGTTGTCGCATTAGCGGCAGAACGCATGCTAAGCCTTCGACGCGGCAAGGTATTTCCCAAACCGTTGGTACGTGAACTGGAATCACTCGCCGATCCGATCGAACGGTTTGACCCATCAAAGGCTTACCTTACCTGTCTGAACAATCCTTCGCCAACGGCCAGTGTCATCGGCGCCATGTTGTTGCGAACCGGTCAGCCGCTCGGCGAAATTGAACGAGCCGCCAGCGAAACGCTGTCCCGCGAAGCTGACCGATACGCCTCGCCGGTACGTTGGCTTTCACTTGCCGCCGCCGCGACACCACTGATGGGATTGTTAGGAACAGTCTGGGGCATGATCGTCGCATTTCATGAGTCGACATCGCTGTCGGCAGAACGATCGCGCAGTGAGCAACTGTCCGAAGGGATTTACACAGCATTGGTGACCACGTTGGCCGGTTTGATCGTGGCGATCCCGGCAGCCATTTTGGCGCAGTATCTAGAAAACCGGATTGCCGCGTTGTTCCACAAGATTGAACAGTTCGCGTTTGACTTGGCTCCCGGATTAGCAAAATTCACGGGTAAGCAACGGATGGCGGCTGACGGAACTCTTATCGCGATCTCCGAAGTGGATGCCGAAGTTTCAGCGAAACGTGGAAAAGGCGTCACGCCCCCACCCCCACACGCGACCGTCCGGGGTGACGACGATGCCGGTCAATCATTCAAAGCGGGGTAA
- a CDS encoding tetratricopeptide repeat protein → MIRNVLGYTNRSSRRTAFCRLIALWTALLLIGSQSDSLAAESTEESIALYADAANAQTGGAYALAINNWKKFLDKYPDDQLASKAAHYLGVCHMQKESPDYGAAATAFALALKDREYELREESLANLGWCYYAAAGDGPKRDEDKLRKTIETFDLLRKEKPRGDYSDRALFYTGEAAYGLGDLKKAIDAYNRFLKLPNANESPLRCDALYARGIAYEELSDTKNAIASFQALLDGCAASELAGDVLLRMGDLRITAKDFTAAIDSFQEAFEKASTDEDKAYALFRQAFALVQAGQPGEAALRYDRLEKDFADTAYAANATLAAGQSLYRAGETENAAERFEQVLSKGNPNTATEAAHWLARIFISKQDNAAAIRVAKAQLENADGPFLFDLQVDLAEALASDPATVAESIEVAEKAYRSDPEDPLASRALYNAAFSLLQINRYDKAGELANEFVQRFANDPLAADVQFIAAESDLMTGKIDQAITKYQSLLAQSSPDDPQRPVWVLRTAMALNRKQNYDACVGLLKQEYAAIKNDAQKAEAQFLMGQAHMMLNRPTEAATAFEQCVSLVPNSARAMEASLLRGNALLAAGETDKAKQAWTSLVDSNGTTRMADQARYKLAQVAADAMRHQEAIELYQQVIQANRDPGLIPYALYGLGWSNMQINSHEAALAPLSKLLDDAPSHALADDALLARGISYRTLSQLEPARRDLESYLAADASDEKPSGENLGHALYELAIVEQKSDRNAAAAERLEQLIKEVPDYPGMDEVLYELAWSYRQAKNEPGSVRSFRTLQDRFPDSKYAAEAAYFVAQDAYQQSDWESAAQYFRLAADKTSDNSTSEKALYRLGWSLFKAGKLDEAKEAFSQQAEKHSEGAMAIDALMMVGECAFKLERYEDALKAYQAGRERIQTNDDSSKTVIEAAERQVRELILLHGGQASAQLGNWDESVNWYDELKTRFPATAYLPQVYYETGVAFQQKGDNEKALDYFKQVADRYRRREIGARARFMAGEIYFGNKQFDKAIPEFQAVMFGFGGADAPSEIKNWQAKSGFEAGRCSELLMQGAQTADARDRAKTFATQFYQYVVDKHAEHELVEKSAARLKALGGT, encoded by the coding sequence ATGATTAGAAACGTCCTTGGGTACACCAATCGGTCGTCCCGTCGAACCGCTTTTTGTCGTTTGATCGCTTTATGGACTGCTCTGTTGTTGATCGGTAGCCAGAGCGATTCGCTGGCGGCCGAATCAACCGAGGAATCGATCGCGTTGTATGCCGACGCGGCGAATGCCCAAACGGGTGGCGCGTATGCTCTCGCAATCAACAATTGGAAAAAGTTCCTCGATAAATATCCCGATGACCAACTGGCCAGCAAAGCGGCGCACTACTTGGGTGTTTGCCACATGCAAAAAGAATCGCCCGACTACGGCGCTGCCGCGACCGCATTCGCACTGGCTTTAAAAGATCGCGAGTACGAACTCCGCGAAGAAAGCTTGGCAAACCTTGGCTGGTGTTATTACGCCGCAGCCGGCGATGGGCCAAAACGCGATGAGGACAAACTGCGAAAAACGATCGAGACGTTTGATCTACTTCGCAAAGAAAAGCCACGCGGCGACTATAGCGATCGCGCGTTGTTCTACACCGGTGAAGCTGCCTACGGACTCGGTGATCTGAAGAAAGCGATCGACGCTTACAACCGTTTTCTAAAGCTTCCCAACGCGAACGAATCCCCGCTGCGATGCGATGCCTTGTACGCGCGCGGAATCGCCTATGAAGAACTCAGTGACACCAAAAATGCGATCGCGTCATTTCAAGCACTATTGGATGGCTGTGCAGCTAGCGAATTAGCTGGCGACGTCTTGCTGCGCATGGGGGATCTAAGGATCACTGCAAAGGATTTCACGGCTGCGATCGATTCATTTCAAGAAGCCTTCGAAAAGGCATCCACCGACGAAGACAAAGCGTACGCATTATTTCGTCAAGCTTTCGCTTTGGTCCAAGCCGGACAACCTGGCGAAGCGGCACTGCGCTACGATCGACTAGAAAAAGATTTCGCCGATACCGCCTATGCCGCAAACGCAACTCTGGCCGCAGGTCAAAGTCTCTATCGTGCCGGTGAAACGGAGAACGCAGCCGAACGATTCGAACAAGTGCTTTCCAAAGGAAATCCCAACACAGCGACAGAGGCAGCGCACTGGCTAGCACGGATTTTTATAAGCAAACAAGATAACGCTGCTGCGATTCGTGTCGCGAAAGCTCAACTCGAAAACGCGGACGGACCATTTCTGTTTGACTTGCAAGTTGACTTGGCGGAAGCCTTGGCATCCGATCCTGCAACGGTTGCCGAGTCGATCGAGGTTGCTGAAAAAGCCTATCGCAGCGACCCGGAAGACCCGCTCGCATCTCGCGCACTTTACAACGCCGCGTTTTCGTTGCTGCAAATCAATCGGTATGACAAAGCCGGTGAACTGGCAAACGAATTCGTTCAGCGATTTGCAAACGATCCGCTTGCCGCAGACGTGCAGTTCATCGCTGCTGAAAGTGATTTGATGACGGGAAAGATCGATCAAGCGATTACCAAGTACCAAAGCTTGCTTGCCCAATCGTCTCCCGATGATCCACAGCGTCCCGTCTGGGTTTTGCGTACCGCGATGGCATTGAATCGAAAGCAGAACTACGACGCATGTGTTGGGTTGCTGAAACAAGAATACGCGGCGATTAAGAACGATGCACAAAAGGCCGAAGCGCAATTCTTGATGGGGCAAGCACACATGATGCTGAATCGCCCGACGGAAGCGGCGACCGCATTCGAGCAATGCGTCTCGCTGGTTCCTAACAGCGCTCGCGCAATGGAAGCCAGCTTACTGCGTGGCAATGCGTTGCTCGCCGCCGGTGAAACGGATAAAGCGAAACAAGCATGGACATCGTTAGTCGATTCCAATGGAACCACTCGCATGGCCGATCAAGCTCGCTACAAACTGGCGCAAGTGGCAGCCGATGCGATGCGTCATCAAGAGGCGATCGAACTTTACCAGCAGGTGATTCAGGCGAATCGTGACCCGGGGTTAATTCCCTACGCGCTGTATGGCTTGGGTTGGTCGAACATGCAAATCAATTCTCACGAAGCCGCCTTGGCACCGCTTTCGAAGCTTCTCGATGATGCCCCTTCGCATGCCCTTGCCGATGACGCCTTGCTCGCACGTGGAATTAGCTACCGAACGCTGAGCCAACTTGAACCTGCACGCCGTGATTTAGAAAGCTATCTGGCTGCTGATGCCTCCGATGAAAAGCCGAGTGGCGAAAACTTGGGTCACGCACTTTATGAGTTAGCCATCGTCGAACAGAAAAGCGATCGAAATGCGGCCGCCGCGGAAAGGCTTGAGCAACTGATCAAAGAGGTCCCCGACTATCCCGGAATGGATGAAGTTTTGTACGAGCTTGCTTGGTCCTACCGACAAGCAAAAAACGAACCCGGATCCGTCAGGAGCTTCAGAACCCTGCAAGACCGATTCCCTGATTCCAAATATGCAGCCGAAGCCGCTTACTTCGTCGCCCAGGACGCCTATCAACAAAGCGATTGGGAATCAGCAGCGCAATACTTTCGCCTAGCTGCGGATAAGACCAGCGACAATTCGACGAGCGAAAAAGCTTTGTATCGATTGGGATGGTCCCTGTTTAAAGCCGGGAAATTGGATGAGGCCAAGGAGGCGTTCAGCCAGCAGGCCGAAAAACATAGCGAAGGCGCGATGGCAATTGATGCCTTGATGATGGTCGGCGAATGCGCGTTCAAGCTAGAACGATACGAAGACGCTTTGAAAGCGTACCAAGCCGGTCGAGAACGAATTCAAACCAACGATGATTCTTCCAAAACCGTCATCGAGGCGGCCGAACGCCAAGTCCGCGAGCTGATATTGCTGCATGGCGGTCAAGCATCCGCCCAGTTGGGGAACTGGGACGAATCGGTCAACTGGTATGACGAACTAAAAACTCGTTTCCCCGCAACTGCGTACCTACCCCAGGTTTACTACGAAACTGGTGTCGCTTTCCAACAAAAGGGAGATAACGAAAAGGCGCTTGATTATTTTAAACAGGTCGCCGATCGCTATCGCCGTCGTGAAATCGGAGCACGTGCCCGCTTTATGGCAGGCGAAATCTATTTCGGTAACAAGCAATTCGACAAAGCGATCCCAGAATTCCAGGCCGTCATGTTTGGTTTTGGCGGAGCAGACGCTCCTTCGGAAATCAAGAATTGGCAAGCGAAGAGCGGATTCGAAGCGGGTCGTTGCAGCGAACTGCTCATGCAAGGGGCTCAGACCGCAGATGCTCGCGACCGAGCGAAGACGTTTGCTACACAGTTTTATCAATACGTGGTCGACAAACATGCCGAACACGAGTTGGTTGAAAAATCTGCGGCAAGATTAAAGGCACTGGGTGGAACTTGA
- a CDS encoding NAD-dependent epimerase/dehydratase family protein produces the protein MNEIRPTGKTQVITGGAGFIGSHLAQRLLDRGDNVLIVDDLSTGNQNNLQAVIDHPRLEFIQGGVEDDRLVAEVIGRADCVYHLAAAVGVALIAAQPIQTIERNVYPTQLILDRLGERAKRGKLVPCFIASTSEVYGKNPKETWCEEDDLVFGATTKPRWSYGVSKAIDEFLALAFHKEQQLPVVVGRFFNVVGPRQTGAYGMVLPRFVAAALRGDKLVVHDDGKQIRCFAHVDDVVRGVIELVEQPSAHGRVYNIGSDTPVSILDLAKRVIERVNPKAEIEFQSYADAYDESFEDIRRRVPDLTRIRETIGFKATNDLDAIIDSVAAQMRQAGA, from the coding sequence GTGAACGAAATCCGCCCCACTGGAAAAACGCAAGTCATTACCGGCGGCGCCGGATTTATTGGGTCCCATCTGGCTCAGCGCTTGCTCGATCGGGGGGACAACGTCTTAATCGTCGACGACCTCTCCACGGGTAATCAGAACAATCTTCAAGCGGTGATCGACCACCCCCGGCTGGAGTTTATCCAGGGAGGAGTCGAGGATGATCGACTGGTCGCGGAAGTAATCGGGCGAGCTGACTGTGTTTATCACCTCGCTGCCGCTGTCGGCGTTGCGCTGATCGCGGCGCAGCCGATCCAGACGATCGAGCGGAACGTGTATCCGACGCAGTTGATTCTCGATCGCTTGGGCGAACGGGCCAAACGCGGAAAGTTGGTGCCGTGCTTCATCGCTAGCACAAGCGAAGTCTATGGAAAAAACCCCAAGGAGACTTGGTGCGAAGAAGACGATTTGGTTTTCGGAGCGACCACAAAGCCGCGCTGGAGCTACGGAGTTAGCAAAGCGATCGACGAATTCTTGGCATTGGCGTTCCATAAAGAGCAGCAGTTGCCAGTTGTCGTCGGGCGTTTCTTTAACGTCGTTGGCCCAAGGCAAACCGGTGCGTATGGCATGGTGTTGCCCCGGTTCGTTGCCGCCGCTTTGCGAGGTGACAAATTGGTGGTCCATGATGATGGAAAGCAGATCCGTTGTTTCGCGCACGTCGACGATGTTGTTCGCGGAGTCATCGAACTTGTGGAACAGCCTTCGGCGCACGGGCGTGTTTACAACATCGGTAGCGATACACCTGTTTCCATTTTGGACTTGGCCAAACGAGTTATCGAAAGGGTCAATCCGAAAGCGGAAATCGAGTTTCAATCTTATGCCGATGCATATGATGAATCCTTTGAAGACATTCGCCGCCGAGTTCCTGACCTGACTCGAATTCGCGAAACGATCGGCTTCAAAGCGACGAACGATCTTGACGCGATCATCGATTCGGTTGCCGCGCAGATGCGTCAGGCCGGAGCCTAG
- a CDS encoding fasciclin domain-containing protein has translation MRKIMTMALAFVLAGTVAVQAYADSSEKTIVENAVEAKKFTTLVAAVKAAGLAELLSSDGPFTVLAPTDEAFKALPDGTVESLLQPENKGKLVSILKYHVIPGKVMSSQVVKLDDAKTAQGSTVSIMTKDGTVMINKAKVVKADIESSNGVIHVIDKVLLPKE, from the coding sequence ATGCGTAAGATCATGACCATGGCACTGGCGTTTGTTTTGGCCGGAACAGTTGCAGTACAAGCGTACGCCGATAGCAGTGAGAAAACCATTGTTGAGAACGCTGTTGAAGCGAAGAAGTTCACAACGCTTGTTGCAGCAGTGAAGGCCGCTGGGCTTGCAGAGCTGTTGTCCAGCGACGGTCCGTTCACAGTGCTCGCACCAACAGACGAAGCCTTCAAAGCGTTACCAGACGGAACCGTTGAGAGTCTTCTGCAACCAGAAAACAAAGGCAAGCTGGTTAGCATCCTGAAGTACCACGTCATCCCAGGGAAGGTGATGAGCAGTCAGGTGGTCAAGTTGGACGATGCGAAAACCGCACAAGGTTCAACTGTCAGCATCATGACCAAGGATGGCACCGTGATGATCAACAAGGCAAAGGTTGTGAAGGCTGACATCGAATCTTCCAACGGCGTCATCCATGTCATCGACAAGGTTTTGTTGCCAAAGGAATAA
- the rpmE gene encoding 50S ribosomal protein L31, giving the protein MKEGIHPKYEKTTVVCGCGNSFETRSVRPGEMRVDICNGCHPFYTGKLKFVDTAGRIDKFQKKFAAGSYGSLQAKGKKKK; this is encoded by the coding sequence ATGAAAGAAGGCATTCACCCTAAGTACGAAAAGACGACCGTCGTCTGTGGTTGTGGCAATTCATTTGAGACCCGCTCGGTCCGCCCTGGCGAAATGCGTGTCGATATCTGCAACGGTTGCCACCCGTTCTACACCGGCAAGCTGAAGTTTGTTGACACCGCCGGTCGTATCGACAAGTTCCAGAAAAAATTTGCGGCTGGCTCATACGGCAGCTTGCAAGCGAAAGGCAAGAAAAAGAAATAG